One Brachyspira hampsonii genomic window, TTATATAATAATTTCGACAAAGGTATAATTGATTCATACAGATATATAAAGACATATAGAGTTCCTGTTGATACTATAAATCAAAATGACAGAGATACTTTATATATGGCTAATTATGCTTTATTTGATTATATACTTCCGGGTATACCTAGAGATTATGTTGATAAATAAATTTTACTTTATTTATAAAATTTATCTTTTTTAGTAAAAAATATTTACTCTTTCTTGACATTGTGTTTACAATATGTTATAATATAATTATAAATAATTAATAGAGGGGTTTTTTATGAAAAAGATACTTATTATAATTATTAGTATTTTTATAATGCAATTCAGCACTGTTTTTGCAGATTTTCATGCTGGTATAGGATTATACATACCATTAGGTGCATCCATATCACAAAGTTATCAGGAGCATAAATTAGGAGTTAATAGCAGTGATGGTAAATTGACTCCCGATGCTGCTTTTGAATGGGGTATAGGAATAACTCCGGGTATATATAATGGTTTTGATAATTATATGGGATTTTCTATAGCATTAGACTTAGCTTATCATAGAGATGTTTTTGCTTTTAATGAAAGCAAAGCAGCAGGAACTCAGTATCAGAATGTTAAAACAACTTATTATTTTGATACACTTAATATAGGAATACTTCCTAAGTTTAATATATATAACTTTTTTATAGGAATAGGTGCTGGAGTTAAAATTCCGTTAGCCGGAGGAGAATCTACAAAAAATTATAATACAACATATAATCAATTTGAAACTTCTAATAGTTATTATACTTTAAATGATATTAAAAATAAATATCAAATGTCTGTAATCCCTTATCTTAAATTGACATTAGATTATTTATTTTTCTTTAGTGATGAAACAGCTTTAGGAATAGGACTTTATGCAGGATATGATTTCGGACCTGGAAGAGTTAATGATTCAAGATTTAATAAAAATGATTATGGTGCTTTTGATGTCGGCGGACAATTCAGTTTCTATTTTGTAGACAATTAATATATTCTCAATGGTTTTTAAGCAGGGTATTTATTATCCTGCTTTTTTTATTTAACTAATATATTTATTAATGAAATTTTTTATTGTATTCCAATATAAATCTTCATTACTGAAAACAGCAGATATATGATTTCCGTCTTTTATAATGAGTTTTTCTTTTTGAGATGAACAAGCATCATAAAGTTTATTAACCATGTTATAATCTACAAGCTCATCTTTATCGCCATGTATAAAAAGAATTGGTATTTTTGATACTGCCACTCTTTTTTTTATATCAATATCTTTAAATGAGAAACCTAATCTTATTTTTGCCATTAATGATGTTGCTTCTACTATTGGAAGAAAAGAAAATTTATAAGCCATATCTAGTCTTCTTTTTAATTGCTCATAAGCATTTGTAAATCCTGCATCTTCTATTATTGCTTTTACATTATGTGCTCCATCTTCATTACAGCACATCATAACAGAATTTGCTCCCATAGAAATTCCGCAAAGAATTATTTGAGCATTATTATAATTATCATTTATATATTTTATCCAAGCTAATACATCTAATCTCTCTAAATATCCAAGAGAATATATTTTCCCTTCGCTTTCTCCATGAGTTCTTAAATCTATTGCAAGAATATTAAATCCCATATTATAAAATTTTTCTATAAAATATTTCATATAAGATCCTCTCCCTTCATAAGGGTGAACTATTATAACATATACATTACTATTATTATTTATAAAATGAGCATGCAATTTTAAATTATCATCAGATACAGTGTATACATCTTTTTGAGAGCTTTCAAACCATATTCTTCTTTCTTCTTTTATTCGTTTTTTTTCTTCGCTTTCTTCTTTACTGCTTTCTTTTCTTTCAAATAGTTTTTTATTTGTTTTTATTAGAAGTTTATTTACAAAATGATTAGAAATTATTATTAGTATTAATAATAATAATATTATTATAGAAAGTATAATATATAATATATACTGCATTGATTATCCTTAACTACAAATTAATACAATATATATTATATTTTTTTACTAACTTTGCAATATCAAATTTATCATCCTAAAGCTACATCAAGAACCATCATTATAGCAAATCCGAATATAAACCCAAATACTCCGAAATGATTATGTTCTTCAGCAACAGCTTCAGGTACAAGTTCTTCTATAACAACATACATCATAGCACCGGCAGAAAAAGCTAAAGCTATTGGAAGTATAATTGTAAGTTTTGTAACTGCTAATGCACCTATAACTGCCGCAATAGGCTCTACTATTCCGGATATTGCCCCAAGTAAAAAAGATTTTAATTTAGGTACACCTGTTGTTTTAAGCGGAAGAGAAACTGCAGCACCTTCAGGGAAATTCTGTAAACCTATACCAAATGCTAAAGCTAATGCAGCATTAAATGTTACTCCGCTATCTCCCACAGAAAAAGCTCCGAATGTTACGCCTACAGCCAAACCTTCAGGTATATTGTGCAAAGTTATAGCTAAAAATAATAATATGCTTTTTGATAATTGTACTTTAGTTCCTTCTGTTGCTTCATTGCCATTTACTATATGCATATGAGGCATTACTTTATCTAATATCCATATAAAAAATCCACCTAATAAAAATCCTGCTGTTGGTATTAACCAATTAGGTAAATTAGTATTCTCTGATAATTCTATTGAAGGTGCAAGCAATGACCAGAAACTAGCGGCTGTCATAACTCCAGCAGCAAATCCATACATAGATGCTAATAGTTTTGGTTTTATTTCTGTCATAAAGAAAAATACAAGTGCTGAACCCAATGCTGTAAATGCAAAAGTTATACCGCCTCCGAATAATGCCAATGATACAGGTGAATAATTTTCTATCATTTTTATGCCTTTGTTTTTATTTTTATAGAATGATTATATATATTATATAAATTAATTTCAATGCTTATTAATAATTATTACTAATAATATGATTTATTTTTTTATTATATATAGATTAATTTTTCATTTTGATTTATTATATTATAATAGGTTTTAATTATTAGGAGAATTTGTATGAATAATTACAGCGAAGATAAATATTTTGATAAAGATTGTATATTTTGCAAAATAATAAAAGGAGAAATTCCTTCACAATTCATAAAAGAAAATGAATATTGTGTTGTATTTAAAGATTTGAATCCTAAGGCAAATGTTCATTTACTTGTAGTTCCAAAGCCTCATGTTAAAAACATCTTGGAAACAGATGAATTTATAATGAATAAAGTTCTTGAAACAATAAAAGATGTTGCGAAAGAACAAGGTTTGGAATCTTTTAGAATAATGAATAATTGCGGTGCCGGAGCAGGTCAGACAGTATTTCATGTTCATTTCCATATACTTTCCGGAGATAATTTAGAAGAATAATAAAAAATATATTAAATTGGAGTTAACATAATGATAGACAGTCATTGCCATCTTACTTATATATCTAAAAAGAGTAAAGAGTTAGAAGAGGTTTTAGATAGAGCTAATAAGGCGGGTATATTTTATTTTGTAGACATAGGGGTTCACCCTGATGATATAGACGAGCGTATGTTTATATTATCTGATGCTGAGGGGGTATTTTTCAGTATGGGATATTATCCTGATTATGCAAATGAGAATGATGAAGATACATTAGCGGCATTTGAATTAAAAATAAAAAATTTGAATAAAAAATCATTGGAGAAAAAAAATAAATCAATATATGCTGTAGGAGAAATAGGACTTGATTATTATCATAATGAAGATAATAAAAATGAACAGAAAGAATTTTTTAGAGCTTTATGTCAAGCAGCAAGAAATGTTGATTTGCCTATATTAATACATAGCAGAAATGCTTTTAGAGATACTTTCAAAATTCTTAGAGATGCAGATTTACCTAAAAGAGGAATATTTCATTGTTTCAGCGGAAATGTAGAAGATGCAAAAAATGCTTTAGATTTGGGATATGTATTATCTTTTTCAGGGTCATCTACATATATGAAGAATGATTTTATAAGAGATGCTTTTAAATATGTGCCTAAAGATATGTTTACAATAGAAACTGATGCTCCTTATTTAACTCCTCAAAAAGTGAGGGGTAGGGCAAATGAGCCTTCATTTATACCATATACAGTGGAGGTATTATCTGAGGTAAGCGGAGATAAAAGCGAAGATATTATGAGAAAAGCTTTAGAAAATGCTGTTAGAGTTTTGGAATTGCCGGTAGATTTAAATAGAATATGATTTAATAATATAAAAAAGCTCTCAATAATAAATTTTATCGAGAGCTTTTTTATATAATTTTGTTTGTATTATTTTACAGTTTTAACGGCTTCTTTTAATTTGTTTATATCATCAGCATTAGGGTGTCCCATAGCATTATCATAATTAGCTAATTTAGATTGAACAACTTTTTTCTCATCATCAGTTGCAGCTTTTTCAAGCATGTTTTCTAAGTTCTTCTTTTGACCGTCTATCCATTGACCCTGACAAGCATAAGTACCTACTAAGGTATTAGAAGAATCTAAGAAATTTTTTGCTGGATTAAGCATTTTATCATAATATTCCTGATTATTTCCGTAACCTACAGTCATAAATAAAAATACTTTTTTATTTTTTAATGTCTGCATAAACTTTCCAGCAGCTTCATCACAAGTACCTTTATAACTTCCTGCACCAACGAATACTACATCAGAATCATTAATTTTATTCTGGTCTGCAGCATCAGGTTTTACGCATTGAAGGCATTCTCCATTAGATGCTTCTTTTATAGCTAAAGCTAATTTTTCAGTATTTCCGCTTTTACTTGTATAAACAATAGAATATTTCATTTTTAACTCCTTTTGTTAGAATACTCTAATTATTATAACATTTTTTTATGGTTTGTCAATATACTATATAATGGTATTTGTTTTTATATATGGTTTTTAAACTTGCTATTATATGTAAAATATGCTATAATATGTAAATTATAAAGTGAAATTTATTATATTATTTAATAGAGTAAATCAAGGAGAAGGCAAATGGAAGTAATCTTAAAAAGAGATTTTATATCATTGGGTTATGAAGGTGATATATGTAAAGTGAAAGATGGCTATGCAAGAAATTACCTTATTCCAAGAAATATAGCAGTTATAAAAAATGCTGCTAATCTAAAAACTTTAGCTCAAATGCAGAAAAGTTTAGAAAAGAAAAGAGCTAAAAGAAAAATGGAAGCAGAAATTTTAAAAGGTAAAATCGTAGATATTACAGTTGTTATACCTATGAAAGTTGCTGAAAATGGTAAATTATATGGTTCAGTTAGTCAGCAGACTATAGTTGATGCTTTGAAAGAAAAAGAAATTGATATAAATAAACGCGATGTTCATATGGAAAAACATATAAAAGAATTAGGTGAATTTGATGTTGAAATCAAATTGTATCATAGCGTTAATGCTAATATCAAGATCAAAGTTATTAATTTAGATGAAAACACTGTTGCAGAAGAATCTAAAGAAGAAAATGAGGTTTCAGTTGAAAAAGCTTAATAAAATAAGCAATATCCAATTAATAGGCATAATATCTAATGAATAATACACCCTGCTCAATAGAGGCTGAAGAGTCTCTATTGGGTGCAATGCTTCAAAATTCTCAGGCTGTATCTGTTGCTATATCCAAAATAAAATCTACCGATTTTTACAGTGAAAGAAATCGTATGCTCTATGAAAGCATTTTAGAAATGCATAATAGAGGAATAGCCATTAATGCAGAAACTACTTTGAGATATCTTAAAGAAAATGGATTATTTGAAAAAATTATTCAAAATGATGAGGCATATTTAATTCGTATTATAGATGGAACTCCTTTTCATCAAAATGCTAAATATTATGCTGAAATCATAGCGGAAAAATCATTATTAAGGGATCTGATAACTGTTTCTCAGGATATACAAAAATCAGCTTATGAAGCAAAAGATGCAGAAACTAAAGAGATAGCAGATTTTGCTGAGAAAAAAATATTTGAAGTTACTCAAAGAAGATTAGATAATGATTTCATTCATATAAGGGATTTACTTTATGAAGCTCTAACTTCTATAGAAAGCAGAAAAAAACATAAAGGAAGTGTTACCGGAGTACCTTCAGGTTTTATATCGCTTGATAAGGTTACACATGGTTTTCAGCCTTCAGATTTGATAATATTAGCTGCAAGACCTTCTGTGGGTAAAACAAGTTTTGCTTTAAATATAATAGAACATGTAATTACAAATATTGAAACTTCAAATTTTGGTATTGGTTTTTTTTCTCTTGAAATGAGCAGAATGCAGCTTGTAGAGAGATTAATAGCAAGTAAGGCTAGAATAAGTTTATCAAGAATAAGATCCGGAGATTTGGAAAAACAGGAATGGACTAAACTCGGACAAACATTTAACAGTTTATCGCAAGCTAATTTATTAATAGATGATTCAAGCCAATTAACTATTATGGAGATAAGAGGAAAGGCTAGGCAAATGAAGTATAAATTTGCTGAGATGAGTAAAACAACAGGTAAGGAAATAGATTTAAAATTAATAGTTGTTGATTATCTGCAATTAATTCATTCAGGTTTGAATACTAGAAGAAATGGTACAAGAGAGCAGGAAATAGCTGATATTTCAAGAGGACTCAAAGCATTAGCAAAAGAGCTTAATGTACCCGTTATATCTTTGGCACAATTATCTAGGGCGGTTGAACAAAGACAGGATAAGCCTAGACTTTCAGATTTGAGAGAATCAGGTTCCATAGAGCAGGATGCTGATATAGTTATGTTTTTGCATAGACAAAGACCTAATAAAGAAACTAAAGATGATGAAGTAATAGATGAAAGAACTAATCAGGTTGAGGTAATACTTGCAAAACATAGAAATGGTGCTATACATGACGGTATACCGCTTCACTTTATAGCAGATCAAACTAGATTTGAAAATATTTATAATAATAATGAGTCTTAATTATAAGGAGTAATTTTATTATGGAATTATTTGATATGAAAATAGAATTACGAAAGGGGCTTAAAAATAAGTTAACATATTTTTTAGCAACTTTGGGAGAGTTTGCCTTTCTTATTATGGAGGTTTTTAAATACACATTCAGACCTACATTTTCTTTTAAGCTTTTAAAAGATCAGATAATAAGAATGGGGGTTGATTCTTTTGTTGTTGCTGCAGTTACTGTGCTTTGTACAGGAATGGTTATGTCATTGCAGATAGCTGTAGTTCTTGACAGTGTATTAAAAGGTATATCACAATTTGTAGGTTCTATGGTAGGTAAGGCTATGGTTAAGGAGTTATCTCCTATGCTTCTTGCTTTGATATTTGCAGGAAGGGTTGGAAGTTCTGTTACTGCTGAGATTGGTACTATGCAGGTTAGCGAGCAGTTGGATGCTTTAAAAACTTTATATACCAATCCTATAGAATATGTTGCCGTTCCTCGTTTCTGGGCTGCGGTTATATCGCTTCCAATGCTTACTGTTTCTGCAGATGTTATAGGGGTTTTGGGAGGTGCTGTTGTTACAGTATTTGTATTACATAGTGATCCTATGCATTATTTTGACAGGGCTATTTCTGTAATAAGTGTTGGAGACTTTGTAGGGAGTTTGATAAAGTCTACTATATTCGGTGCTGAAGTTATGATTATATCCTGCTTTTATGGGTTTAGAACTTCAGGCGGTGCTGAAGGAGTAGGTAAGGCTACTACTACAAGTGTTGTTTACAGTTTTATGATAATACTTATAACTGACTATATACTTGTTTCAATACTTGGTATGTTTGGAATGTAATTTATAATTCATATACATAAATGAGCAGGCAATATGATTATTGTCTGCTCATATTTTTTTAAATATTAGGATAATATTCTTTTAAAGCATTTCTTGCCTCTTCTCTGTCATCAAAATGTATCGTTTTATCTGGAAATATTTGATAAGTTTCATGTCCTTTTCCTGCTATTATAATTATATCATTTGCTTTAGCTTCTCTTACAGCCTCAAAAATAGCTTCTTTTCGGTCAATAATCTTCTTATAATTTTTATTTTTGAATCCTTTTTCAATATCATTCATTATCTGCTCAATATCTTCTGTCCTTTGATTATCAGTTGTAAGTATAATTATATTAGCATATTTTTCAGCTATTTCTGCCATTATAGGGCGTTTTTTTCTATCTCTGTCTCCTCCGCAGCCAAACACTGCTATAACTCTGTTAGGATTTAGTTTTCTAGCTTCTATTAAAATATTTTCTAAACTGTCAGGAGTATGCGAATAATCAACAGCTACTATAAACGGATGTTTTTCTTTGGTTACTATTTCAAATCTTCCTGCAACCTGAACTTTTCTCATAGCTTTTATTGATTTTTCTATATCTAATTTATTCTCACAGACATAAGCCAATATTGAAAGCGAATTTAAAATATTGAATCTTCCAAGCATTGATAATTTTACTTTTGATATAAATTTACCTTTTGCATAAAATTCATATTCAGTGTTTTTAGAAGTTAATGAAATAACTTTTCCGTAATAATCAGCTTTTTCATTAATTCCGTAGGTAACCATATTTATTCCCAATTTTTTTATATAATTAGATATTTGTTTAAAATTATCAGTATCTATATTAACTATCGCTAACTTTTTCTTTTTGCTGCTTTCTTTTAGAAGTGAAAATAATTTTAATTTTGCCTTAAGGTAGTTTTGCATATCTCCATGATAGTCAAGATGATCCTCTGTGATATTAGTAAAAATGGCAGTATCATAATTCAGATAATCGCATCTATTCATAGCAAGTGCCTGAGATGATGATTCCATAACTATATGAGATATTCCTTTTTTTAATGATTTGTAAAATATACTTTCTAAATCGATAGATTCAGGAGTTGTAAGATTAGTTTTTATTTCTGTTTTTCCTATCATGTTTTTTATAGTACCTATTAAAGTTGTTTTGTTTTTATTTGCTTCAAGTACAGATTTTAATAAATATGTTGTAGTAGTTTTTCCATTTGTTCCTGTTATTCCTATTGTATTTATTTTTTTTGTAGGCTCATCAAAAAATTTTGCTGAAATATAGGCAAGGCATTCTCTCGGATTTTTTACAGCAACAAAGTGTACATCTTTATAATTATCCTGTAATTTTTTTATAAAATTTTTATCTGCAGTATTATCATATATTATAATTGATGCTTTATTATTTATTGCACTTTCTATATATTTATGTCCGTCATCTTTCAAACCTTTTATAGCAACGAATAAATAATTTTTCTTTATTAATCTTGAATCGTATTCTATTGCTTTTATTTCTGTATTTAAACATTCCTTTGTTAACTGACTTTCTTTTGATACTTTATAATTTTTAATTAATTCTTCAAAATATTTCATATTATTTTCCTAATTTTATTTTGTACTTTTAAATAAAAACAATATTATAAATTTATGGTAAAAAATTATATATTACTTGATTTTTAAGTATAAAAGATATATAACTATACTATACTAAAAATATTTATGGAAATAATTTATGAATATATTTATGGTATCCAGCGAAGCATATCCTTTTTCTAAAACAGGAGGTTTGGGAGATATTGCCGGAAGTCTGCCTTTGGAATTATCTTCTATTAAGTTAGGTTCTTCAAAAATTAATACATCTTTGGTAATACCTTTATATAAACAAAATTATAAATTAATAAGCAAAAAAGATATCATATTTGAATTTGAAATAGAGCATGGAAAAGAAATAATAAAAACAGAAATAGCTAGAATAAAGCATCCTCAAAATGATAATGTAAATGTTTATTTTATAAAGCAGGATAATTTCTTTAAAAGAGATGGATTATATTCTGAAAATGGAATTGATTATTCAGATAATGCAAGCCGTTTTATATTGTTTTCAAAAGCTGTTATTCAATTAATAATATATTTATATAGGGAGGAGAATTTTAAATTAGATATAGTTCATATTCATGATTGGCAGACTGCTTTGATAGCTCTTTATATAAAAGAAGTTTATAATGATGAAGAGTCTTTGAAGAAATTAAAAGTAATATTTACTATACATAATTTAGCTTATCAGGGCAATTTTTCTTCAGATATATATCCGCTTCTTAATGTATCTTGGAAATTTTTTGTACATAGCAGATTAGAATTCTATGGTAATGTAAGTTTTATTAAAGCAGGAATTATACTTTCAGATATAGTTACAACAGTGAGTCCTTCTTATGCTAAGGAGATACAGCAAGAAGAGTTCGGGTGCGGAATGAATAGTCTTCTTTCAGGAATATCTCATAAATTATATGGGGTACTCAATGGAATACATTATGAATCTTGGAATCCTTCAACCGATAAACTTATAAAAAACAATTATGATATTAAGTCTATAGAAAAGAAAAAACTTATAAGAAATTCTTTATATAAAGAATTTGGGCTTTCAAATAAAAATTATCCTCTTGTAACTATGATATCAAGATTCGATCCCCAGAAGGGACTTGATTTAATATATTCTTCATTTTTTGAAATTTCTACTTATGATGCTAATTTTATTTTTCTTTTCAGCAAGAATAATTATTTCAAAGATTTTGAAAATGAATTTACTAAAAGAGCAGGCAGAGCTAAAAATATAAAAATATTATTTAGCTTTGATGAATCATTAGCTCATAGATTAACAGCAGGAAGCGATATGTATTTAATGCCTAGCCGTTTTGAGCCTTGCGGACTTAATCAAATATATAGTATGAAATATGGAAGTATTCCTATAGTTCATGCGGTAGGCGGACTTAAAGATACAGTTATCAATTACAGCGGAAATAAAAGTATCAATAAAGCTACCGGTTTTACTTTCAATGAATATTCTGTAAAAAGTTTTGTTGATACTATGGACTTAGCTTTCGATTTATATTATAATAAAAAAAATGTGTGGGATAAGCTCATATTTAATGCTATGGGTAAAGATTATTCTCTTCATAAAACTGTTTTGGAATATACTAAGCTTTATAAAAAATTATTAAATACCGAAAAGTAATATTATTTTTATATAAAATTATTGCTTGAGTTTAATATAATTCTGTATCAGAGTTATAAATATGATATTTTAAAGGAGTTCAAATTATGGCAAAAGATCCAAGTTTTGATATAGTTTCTGAGGTTGATATGCAGGTTATAGATGACTGTGTCAATGTTGCTGTTAAAGAAATAGATAATAGATTCGATTTCAAAGGACAGAATATACAAATTGAGCTGAACAAAGGTGAAAAAACAATAACTATACTAGCACCTGCAGATTTTGTTCTTAATCAGGTTAGAGATATTTTATTTCAGAAATTCATTAAAAGAGGTTTAAATCAAAAGTGCTTAAAAGAAAAGAAAAAAGAAAAAGCTGCAGGAGATTCTATAAGAGAGATTAATGAAATAGTTCATGGCATAGATAAAGATTTAGCTAAACAGATAGTTAAAGATATTAAAGACATGAAATTGAAAGTTCAGGCAAGCATACAAGATGAACAAATCAGAGTTTCAGGAGCTAAAAAAGATGATTTGCAGGCTGTTATTACGATGATTAAAGGAAAGGATTATCCTATACCTTTGCAGTTTACAAATTACAGATGATATTTATAAAAATGCAAAATTAAAGGGAGCTTTCGATAAGCCCCCTTTTTTTATTATTATCAATCATATTTTTAATCTTATTAGTCCTATTACTTTACCTACTATAGTTATACTTTCTCT contains:
- a CDS encoding alpha/beta hydrolase is translated as MQYILYIILSIIILLLLILIIISNHFVNKLLIKTNKKLFERKESSKEESEEKKRIKEERRIWFESSQKDVYTVSDDNLKLHAHFINNNSNVYVIIVHPYEGRGSYMKYFIEKFYNMGFNILAIDLRTHGESEGKIYSLGYLERLDVLAWIKYINDNYNNAQIILCGISMGANSVMMCCNEDGAHNVKAIIEDAGFTNAYEQLKRRLDMAYKFSFLPIVEATSLMAKIRLGFSFKDIDIKKRVAVSKIPILFIHGDKDELVDYNMVNKLYDACSSQKEKLIIKDGNHISAVFSNEDLYWNTIKNFINKYIS
- a CDS encoding ZIP family metal transporter, with the translated sequence MIENYSPVSLALFGGGITFAFTALGSALVFFFMTEIKPKLLASMYGFAAGVMTAASFWSLLAPSIELSENTNLPNWLIPTAGFLLGGFFIWILDKVMPHMHIVNGNEATEGTKVQLSKSILLFLAITLHNIPEGLAVGVTFGAFSVGDSGVTFNAALALAFGIGLQNFPEGAAVSLPLKTTGVPKLKSFLLGAISGIVEPIAAVIGALAVTKLTIILPIALAFSAGAMMYVVIEELVPEAVAEEHNHFGVFGFIFGFAIMMVLDVALG
- a CDS encoding histidine triad nucleotide-binding protein yields the protein MNNYSEDKYFDKDCIFCKIIKGEIPSQFIKENEYCVVFKDLNPKANVHLLVVPKPHVKNILETDEFIMNKVLETIKDVAKEQGLESFRIMNNCGAGAGQTVFHVHFHILSGDNLEE
- a CDS encoding TatD family hydrolase → MIDSHCHLTYISKKSKELEEVLDRANKAGIFYFVDIGVHPDDIDERMFILSDAEGVFFSMGYYPDYANENDEDTLAAFELKIKNLNKKSLEKKNKSIYAVGEIGLDYYHNEDNKNEQKEFFRALCQAARNVDLPILIHSRNAFRDTFKILRDADLPKRGIFHCFSGNVEDAKNALDLGYVLSFSGSSTYMKNDFIRDAFKYVPKDMFTIETDAPYLTPQKVRGRANEPSFIPYTVEVLSEVSGDKSEDIMRKALENAVRVLELPVDLNRI
- a CDS encoding flavodoxin family protein, which gives rise to MKYSIVYTSKSGNTEKLALAIKEASNGECLQCVKPDAADQNKINDSDVVFVGAGSYKGTCDEAAGKFMQTLKNKKVFLFMTVGYGNNQEYYDKMLNPAKNFLDSSNTLVGTYACQGQWIDGQKKNLENMLEKAATDDEKKVVQSKLANYDNAMGHPNADDINKLKEAVKTVK
- the rplI gene encoding 50S ribosomal protein L9 translates to MEVILKRDFISLGYEGDICKVKDGYARNYLIPRNIAVIKNAANLKTLAQMQKSLEKKRAKRKMEAEILKGKIVDITVVIPMKVAENGKLYGSVSQQTIVDALKEKEIDINKRDVHMEKHIKELGEFDVEIKLYHSVNANIKIKVINLDENTVAEESKEENEVSVEKA
- the dnaB gene encoding replicative DNA helicase yields the protein MNNTPCSIEAEESLLGAMLQNSQAVSVAISKIKSTDFYSERNRMLYESILEMHNRGIAINAETTLRYLKENGLFEKIIQNDEAYLIRIIDGTPFHQNAKYYAEIIAEKSLLRDLITVSQDIQKSAYEAKDAETKEIADFAEKKIFEVTQRRLDNDFIHIRDLLYEALTSIESRKKHKGSVTGVPSGFISLDKVTHGFQPSDLIILAARPSVGKTSFALNIIEHVITNIETSNFGIGFFSLEMSRMQLVERLIASKARISLSRIRSGDLEKQEWTKLGQTFNSLSQANLLIDDSSQLTIMEIRGKARQMKYKFAEMSKTTGKEIDLKLIVVDYLQLIHSGLNTRRNGTREQEIADISRGLKALAKELNVPVISLAQLSRAVEQRQDKPRLSDLRESGSIEQDADIVMFLHRQRPNKETKDDEVIDERTNQVEVILAKHRNGAIHDGIPLHFIADQTRFENIYNNNES
- a CDS encoding MlaE family ABC transporter permease encodes the protein MELFDMKIELRKGLKNKLTYFLATLGEFAFLIMEVFKYTFRPTFSFKLLKDQIIRMGVDSFVVAAVTVLCTGMVMSLQIAVVLDSVLKGISQFVGSMVGKAMVKELSPMLLALIFAGRVGSSVTAEIGTMQVSEQLDALKTLYTNPIEYVAVPRFWAAVISLPMLTVSADVIGVLGGAVVTVFVLHSDPMHYFDRAISVISVGDFVGSLIKSTIFGAEVMIISCFYGFRTSGGAEGVGKATTTSVVYSFMIILITDYILVSILGMFGM
- a CDS encoding UDP-N-acetylmuramoyl-L-alanyl-D-glutamate--2,6-diaminopimelate ligase; protein product: MKYFEELIKNYKVSKESQLTKECLNTEIKAIEYDSRLIKKNYLFVAIKGLKDDGHKYIESAINNKASIIIYDNTADKNFIKKLQDNYKDVHFVAVKNPRECLAYISAKFFDEPTKKINTIGITGTNGKTTTTYLLKSVLEANKNKTTLIGTIKNMIGKTEIKTNLTTPESIDLESIFYKSLKKGISHIVMESSSQALAMNRCDYLNYDTAIFTNITEDHLDYHGDMQNYLKAKLKLFSLLKESSKKKKLAIVNIDTDNFKQISNYIKKLGINMVTYGINEKADYYGKVISLTSKNTEYEFYAKGKFISKVKLSMLGRFNILNSLSILAYVCENKLDIEKSIKAMRKVQVAGRFEIVTKEKHPFIVAVDYSHTPDSLENILIEARKLNPNRVIAVFGCGGDRDRKKRPIMAEIAEKYANIIILTTDNQRTEDIEQIMNDIEKGFKNKNYKKIIDRKEAIFEAVREAKANDIIIIAGKGHETYQIFPDKTIHFDDREEARNALKEYYPNI
- a CDS encoding glycogen synthase produces the protein MNIFMVSSEAYPFSKTGGLGDIAGSLPLELSSIKLGSSKINTSLVIPLYKQNYKLISKKDIIFEFEIEHGKEIIKTEIARIKHPQNDNVNVYFIKQDNFFKRDGLYSENGIDYSDNASRFILFSKAVIQLIIYLYREENFKLDIVHIHDWQTALIALYIKEVYNDEESLKKLKVIFTIHNLAYQGNFSSDIYPLLNVSWKFFVHSRLEFYGNVSFIKAGIILSDIVTTVSPSYAKEIQQEEFGCGMNSLLSGISHKLYGVLNGIHYESWNPSTDKLIKNNYDIKSIEKKKLIRNSLYKEFGLSNKNYPLVTMISRFDPQKGLDLIYSSFFEISTYDANFIFLFSKNNYFKDFENEFTKRAGRAKNIKILFSFDESLAHRLTAGSDMYLMPSRFEPCGLNQIYSMKYGSIPIVHAVGGLKDTVINYSGNKSINKATGFTFNEYSVKSFVDTMDLAFDLYYNKKNVWDKLIFNAMGKDYSLHKTVLEYTKLYKKLLNTEK
- a CDS encoding YajQ family cyclic di-GMP-binding protein, which codes for MAKDPSFDIVSEVDMQVIDDCVNVAVKEIDNRFDFKGQNIQIELNKGEKTITILAPADFVLNQVRDILFQKFIKRGLNQKCLKEKKKEKAAGDSIREINEIVHGIDKDLAKQIVKDIKDMKLKVQASIQDEQIRVSGAKKDDLQAVITMIKGKDYPIPLQFTNYR